Proteins from one Impatiens glandulifera chromosome 2, dImpGla2.1, whole genome shotgun sequence genomic window:
- the LOC124924060 gene encoding UPF0481 protein At3g47200-like: MMEMVEIGNSSEWVIKVQENVDKMDNSKEVEFWKKRSIYRIPDSVININNKKAYKPQLVSFGPYHHGEEHLKSMEGHKERVLLHFLKRSKKPLNLYVQSLSNLVKDLKESYDLLEDFHVWNDYAFLKLMILDGCFMLEVLRTATQTLDDYAHNDPIFSDHGKLNIIPYIRRDMLMLENQLPFSLLCNLIAIENDKDDDERKIINLVLKFNNLTTTGEMNEKSLHILDIFRKSLIWQDPKTQLSHGIDKDGGYQEEIIRSAMKLNEAGIQLKKSKSNSLKDITFKRGSLKLPTLVVDDTTESMFLNLIAFERFHVGAGNEVTSYLSFMDDLIDNANDVSLLQSKGIIQNAIGSDKAVANLFNSLSKDVTLDQNMNLDQVRYKVHRYCKKSWNEWRANLIQTYFRNPWAILTVIAAILLFSLSILQTIYTVYPYYHPRQNSSSPPPPPPPNS; this comes from the exons GAAGTGGAGTTTTGGAAGAAACGTTCAATTTATAGAATTCCAGACTCGGTTATTAACATCAACAACAAGAAGGCCTACAAGCCTCAATTAGTCTCTTTTGGACCTTATCATCACGGAGAAGAACATCTCAAATCCATGGAGGGTCATAAGGAACGTGTCCtccttcattttcttaaaagatCGAAGAAGCCACTCAATCTTTATGTCCAATCCTTGTCCAATT TGGTGAAGGATTTGAAAGAATCTTATGATTTGTTGGAAGATTTTCATGTGTGGAATGACTATGCGTTCCTTAAGTTAATGATTCTCGACGGTTGTTTCATGCTTGAGGTCTTGAGGACAGCGACTCAAACGCTTGATGATTATGCTCATAACGATCCTATATTCAGTGATCATGGAAAGCTTAACATCATACCATATATCAGAAGAGATATGCTCATGCTTGAGAATCAATTACCTTTTTCTCTCCTCTGCAACTTGATCGCCATTGAAAATGACAAG GACGacgatgaaagaaaaataatcaaCTTAGTGTTGAAGTTCAACAACTTGACAACAACAggagaaatgaatgaaaaaagtTTACATATATTAGACATCTTTAGAAAGAGTCTCATATGGCAAGATCCAAAAACACAACTTTCGCATGGTATCGATAAAGATGGCGGCTATCAAGAAGAGATAATTCGATCAGCAATGAAACTAAACGAAGCCGGAATCCAATTAAAAAAAAGCAAATCCAATAGCCTAAAAGACATCACATTCAAACGAGGATCGCTCAAGCTCCCAACATTAGTGGTTGACGACACAACCGAATCAATGTTCCTAAACCTAATCGCGTTCGAGCGTTTTCATGTGGGTGCAGGAAACGAAGTTACCTCTTACCTATCCTTCATGGATGACCTCATAGACAATGCAAATGATGTTAGTTTGCTTCAATCGAAGGGGATAATTCAAAACGCGATTGGTAGCGATAAAGCGGTTGCGAATCTATTTAATTCTCTTTCGAAAGATGTGACGTTGGATCAAAATATGAATTTGGATCAAGTTCGTTACAAAGTGCATAGGTATTGTAAGAAGAGTTGGAATGAATGGAGGGCGAATTTGATTCAGACATACTTTAGAAATCCATGGGCGATTTTGACGGTTATTGCTGCTATACTTCTGTTTTCTCTTTCGATTCTTCAGACCATTTATACGGTTTATCCTTATTATCATCCCCGTCAAAATAGTTCTTCTCCGCCACCGCCTCCGCCGCCTAATTCCTGA